Proteins encoded by one window of Pseudonocardia alni:
- a CDS encoding esterase/lipase family protein produces the protein MLTALVAAGLEKAGELTMPAAEPAAWPDLHVHRDPVLLLGGLGTTAPFLRPLAGWLRARGHPVVAAAVGAGLGCGRATTDQLELQLAELADATGRPVRLVGHSRGGQFARALAHRRPELVSGLITVGTPFRLVGLRAPMLVTVAALTGVGTAGLTGVARTACLVGRCCRGFRDAQRAPVPATVPFTCIYSRGDRVAPPRVCTDPQAVNMEVPGGHTGLLIGAHAREAIAEALDRDTAHDDSGTTRHTERCPL, from the coding sequence GTGCTCACCGCTCTCGTCGCCGCAGGTCTGGAGAAGGCCGGCGAGCTGACGATGCCCGCCGCCGAACCGGCTGCGTGGCCCGACCTGCACGTCCACCGCGATCCGGTCCTGCTGCTCGGCGGTCTCGGCACCACAGCCCCGTTCCTGCGCCCGCTCGCGGGCTGGCTGCGCGCCCGCGGCCATCCCGTGGTCGCGGCCGCCGTCGGTGCCGGGTTGGGGTGCGGGCGCGCCACCACCGACCAACTGGAGCTACAGCTCGCCGAACTCGCCGACGCGACCGGGCGACCGGTGCGCCTGGTCGGACACAGCCGCGGCGGGCAGTTCGCCCGCGCCCTCGCCCACCGCCGTCCGGAACTCGTGTCCGGCCTGATCACCGTCGGAACGCCGTTCCGCCTCGTCGGGCTGCGCGCGCCGATGCTCGTCACCGTCGCCGCGCTGACCGGCGTCGGGACCGCCGGCCTCACGGGGGTCGCCCGAACCGCATGCCTCGTGGGACGGTGCTGCCGCGGGTTCCGCGACGCCCAGCGCGCACCGGTACCCGCGACGGTGCCGTTCACCTGCATCTACAGCCGTGGTGACCGGGTCGCCCCGCCACGCGTGTGCACCGATCCGCAGGCGGTGAACATGGAGGTTCCCGGTGGGCACACCGGGCTCCTGATCGGGGCCCACGCCCGGGAGGCGATCGCCGAGGCCCTCGACCGCGACACCGCACACGACGACTCCGGGACCACCCGGCACACGGAGAGGTGCCCGCTATGA
- the fdh gene encoding formate dehydrogenase — MGMREWIESWPVARQLTGTDPLGRGVASRSAGTDRTVARTVEADGVTKSICPFCAVGCGQNVFTRGGRVTHVEGDPDSPISRGRLCPKGSSTLSLVTSPQRVTTVRYRRPHGTEWEDLDLDTALDMIVDRVVETRERTWQDVDEEGRHLHRTMGIASLGGATLDNEENYLMKKLYTALGAVQVENQARIUHSSTVPGLGTSFGRGGATNYQQDLVNSDCIVIQGSNMAEAHPVGFQWVMEAKRRGATVIHVDPRFTRTSAVADVHVPLRAGTDIAFLGGLIRHVLETGAYFEEYVKAYTNAPMLVSEEFRDTEDLDGVFSGFDPATGTYDVHSWQYEDADVEASAGLRDERAMVQEHEHAEISGSGGAPFSATPTRDDTLQHPRCVFQVLRRHYARYTPEMVEQVCGISPENFRAVADALTRNSGRERTSAFAYAVGWTHHTVGVQYIRAASILQSLLGNIGRPGGGILALRGHASIQGSTDIPTLYDMLPGYIPMPHAHREQDLTTFIESNSGDKGYWGHMDTYLVSLLKAWFGDAATADNGFCFDHLPRLTGDHSSFRTVMAQARGEVPGYFVMGENPAVGTANAKQQRLGLAKLEWLVVRDLNMIETATFWKDGPEIETGEMRTEDIGTEVFFLPAANHTEKDGTFTNTQRLLQWHHKAVEPPGDCRSELWFYHQLGLRLKERLAGSRDPRDRPLQDLTWDYPVEVGPTGIAEPSADAVLREINGTDADGRALSSYLDMKADGSTSGGCWIYTGVYAEEVNRAARRRPGREQDLVAAEWGWAWPMNRRVLYNRASADPDGKPWSERKKLLWWDGERWTGPDVPDFPVSTPPDHVPAEQSRGAESIAGNEPFVMQGDGRAWLYAPAGLLDGPMPAHYEPQESPVPNVLYPRHRANPARQQFPRPDNTYNPPGDHFPYVFTTFRVTEHHTAGGMSRWTPHLNELFPQMFLEVSPELAAERGLVDNDWAHVVTARSAVEGRVMITERAKPLRVGDGSGGTTVIHQIGVPWHWGPNGLSTGDAANEILSVALDPNVHIMETKAATCDIRPGRRPRGPDLVAYLADRRRAAGLEDQ, encoded by the coding sequence GTGGGAATGCGTGAGTGGATCGAGTCCTGGCCGGTCGCCCGGCAGCTGACCGGCACCGACCCGCTCGGCCGGGGCGTGGCGTCCCGATCGGCGGGCACCGACCGCACGGTCGCCCGGACCGTCGAGGCCGACGGCGTCACCAAGTCGATCTGCCCGTTCTGCGCGGTCGGGTGCGGGCAGAACGTCTTCACCCGCGGCGGGCGGGTCACTCACGTCGAGGGTGACCCGGACTCACCGATCAGCCGTGGACGGCTCTGTCCCAAGGGCTCCTCGACGCTGTCGCTCGTCACCTCCCCGCAGCGGGTCACCACGGTGCGCTATCGGCGCCCGCACGGCACCGAGTGGGAGGACCTCGACCTCGACACAGCGCTGGACATGATCGTCGATCGGGTCGTGGAGACCCGTGAGCGGACGTGGCAGGACGTCGACGAGGAGGGCCGGCACCTGCACCGCACCATGGGCATCGCGAGTCTCGGAGGAGCGACCCTCGACAACGAGGAGAACTACCTCATGAAGAAGCTCTACACCGCCCTCGGCGCGGTCCAGGTGGAGAACCAGGCCCGTATTTGACACTCCTCCACGGTTCCCGGTCTGGGAACCTCGTTCGGCCGTGGTGGGGCCACCAACTACCAGCAGGACCTGGTCAACTCCGACTGCATCGTCATCCAGGGCTCGAACATGGCCGAGGCCCACCCGGTGGGCTTCCAGTGGGTCATGGAGGCGAAGCGACGCGGCGCGACCGTGATCCACGTCGATCCGCGGTTCACCCGCACCTCGGCCGTGGCGGATGTGCACGTGCCGTTGCGCGCCGGCACCGACATCGCGTTCCTCGGCGGGCTGATCCGGCACGTCCTGGAGACCGGGGCGTACTTCGAGGAGTACGTGAAGGCCTACACCAACGCACCGATGCTCGTGTCCGAGGAGTTCCGCGACACCGAGGACCTCGACGGAGTGTTCTCCGGGTTCGACCCGGCGACCGGCACCTACGACGTGCACTCCTGGCAGTACGAGGACGCCGATGTCGAGGCCAGTGCCGGGCTGCGCGACGAGCGGGCGATGGTGCAGGAGCACGAGCACGCCGAGATCTCCGGGTCCGGCGGCGCCCCGTTCTCCGCGACCCCGACCCGTGACGACACGCTGCAGCACCCGCGCTGCGTGTTCCAGGTGCTGCGCCGCCACTACGCCCGCTACACCCCGGAGATGGTCGAGCAGGTCTGCGGGATCTCCCCGGAGAACTTCCGGGCGGTCGCCGACGCGCTCACCCGCAACTCCGGGCGGGAGCGGACCTCGGCGTTCGCCTACGCCGTCGGCTGGACCCACCACACGGTGGGCGTGCAGTACATCCGGGCCGCCTCCATCCTGCAGTCGCTGCTCGGCAACATCGGGCGGCCGGGCGGCGGGATCCTCGCGTTGCGCGGCCACGCCTCCATCCAGGGCTCCACCGACATCCCGACGCTGTACGACATGCTGCCGGGTTACATCCCGATGCCGCACGCCCACCGCGAGCAGGACCTCACGACCTTCATCGAGTCGAACTCGGGCGACAAGGGCTACTGGGGCCACATGGACACGTACCTGGTGAGCCTGCTCAAGGCCTGGTTCGGCGACGCCGCCACGGCCGACAACGGCTTCTGCTTCGACCACCTCCCACGCCTCACCGGCGATCACTCGTCGTTCCGGACGGTGATGGCGCAGGCCCGCGGCGAGGTGCCGGGCTACTTCGTGATGGGGGAGAACCCCGCCGTGGGCACCGCGAACGCCAAGCAGCAGCGCCTCGGGCTGGCGAAGCTGGAATGGCTGGTGGTGCGCGACCTCAACATGATCGAGACCGCCACGTTCTGGAAGGACGGCCCGGAGATCGAGACCGGCGAGATGCGCACCGAGGACATCGGTACCGAGGTGTTCTTCCTCCCCGCGGCCAACCACACCGAGAAGGACGGCACCTTCACCAACACCCAGCGACTGCTGCAGTGGCACCACAAGGCCGTCGAACCGCCGGGGGACTGTCGCAGCGAGCTGTGGTTCTACCACCAGCTCGGGTTGCGCCTCAAGGAGCGTCTGGCCGGGTCCAGGGACCCGCGCGACCGCCCGCTGCAGGACCTGACCTGGGACTACCCGGTCGAGGTCGGGCCGACCGGCATCGCCGAGCCGAGTGCCGACGCGGTGCTGCGGGAGATCAACGGCACCGACGCCGACGGCCGCGCACTGTCGTCCTACCTGGACATGAAGGCCGACGGGTCGACGTCGGGCGGCTGCTGGATCTACACCGGTGTCTACGCCGAGGAGGTCAACCGCGCCGCGCGCCGCAGGCCGGGACGCGAGCAGGACCTCGTGGCCGCCGAGTGGGGCTGGGCGTGGCCGATGAACCGCCGGGTGCTCTACAACCGGGCCTCGGCGGACCCGGACGGGAAGCCCTGGAGCGAGCGCAAGAAGCTCCTGTGGTGGGACGGGGAGCGCTGGACCGGGCCGGACGTGCCGGACTTCCCGGTCAGCACACCGCCGGACCACGTCCCCGCCGAGCAATCACGCGGTGCCGAGTCGATCGCCGGCAACGAGCCGTTCGTGATGCAGGGCGACGGGCGGGCATGGCTCTACGCCCCGGCCGGGCTGCTCGACGGGCCGATGCCGGCGCACTACGAGCCGCAGGAGTCCCCCGTGCCCAACGTGCTCTACCCCCGGCACCGGGCCAACCCGGCGCGTCAGCAGTTCCCGCGCCCGGACAACACCTACAACCCGCCCGGGGACCACTTCCCGTACGTGTTCACGACGTTCCGCGTCACCGAACACCACACCGCGGGCGGCATGAGCCGGTGGACGCCGCACCTCAACGAGCTGTTCCCGCAGATGTTCCTGGAGGTGTCCCCGGAGCTGGCCGCCGAGCGTGGCCTGGTGGACAACGACTGGGCGCATGTGGTCACCGCGCGGTCGGCCGTCGAGGGCCGGGTGATGATCACCGAGCGGGCCAAACCGCTGCGGGTCGGCGACGGCTCCGGTGGCACGACGGTGATCCACCAGATCGGCGTGCCCTGGCACTGGGGCCCGAACGGACTCTCCACCGGGGACGCGGCCAACGAGATCCTCTCGGTCGCGCTCGACCCGAACGTACACATCATGGAGACCAAGGCCGCGACCTGCGACATCCGCCCCGGACGGCGGCCGCGCGGGCCCGACCTGGTCGCCTACCTCGCCGACCGGCGGCGCGCCGCCGGGTTGGAGGACCAGTGA
- a CDS encoding 4Fe-4S dicluster domain-containing protein — protein MSNSWYGPLADPSADAGYAEDHPDRVGFFTDTSVCIGCKACEVACKEWNALPADGVTPQGAGGDVLESAGMGYDNTGGLGASSYRHVAFVEQRVPATRSAQTDLGMPAMDLPGSVDAGEHRADATEVRWLMSSDVCKHCTHAACLDVCPTGSLIRTEHGTVLVQEDICNGCGYCIPACPYGVIDQREGDGRAFKCTMCQDRLGAGLAPACATACPTESIQFGPLEELRARADERLATLQAQGVDGARLYGRDPDDGVGGDGAFFLLLDEPEAYGLPPDPVVTTRDLPSMWRHAAVAAATVAVTVAAAFVGARR, from the coding sequence GTGAGCAACTCGTGGTACGGCCCGTTGGCGGACCCCTCCGCCGACGCCGGCTACGCCGAGGACCACCCCGACCGGGTCGGCTTCTTCACCGACACCAGCGTCTGCATCGGGTGCAAGGCGTGCGAGGTCGCCTGCAAGGAGTGGAACGCGCTGCCCGCGGACGGAGTCACCCCGCAGGGCGCCGGGGGCGACGTCCTCGAGTCGGCCGGGATGGGCTACGACAACACCGGCGGACTCGGGGCGTCGAGCTACCGGCACGTCGCGTTCGTCGAGCAACGCGTTCCCGCGACCCGTTCCGCCCAGACCGACCTGGGCATGCCGGCGATGGACCTGCCCGGCTCCGTCGACGCCGGTGAGCACCGCGCCGACGCCACCGAGGTGCGGTGGCTCATGTCCTCGGACGTGTGCAAGCACTGCACCCACGCCGCGTGTCTCGACGTCTGCCCGACCGGCTCGCTGATCCGCACCGAGCACGGCACCGTGCTCGTGCAGGAGGACATCTGCAACGGCTGCGGCTACTGCATCCCCGCCTGCCCGTACGGCGTCATCGACCAGCGCGAGGGCGACGGCCGCGCGTTCAAGTGCACGATGTGCCAGGACCGGCTCGGCGCCGGCCTCGCCCCGGCCTGCGCGACGGCGTGCCCGACCGAGTCCATCCAGTTCGGCCCGCTGGAGGAACTGCGTGCCCGCGCCGACGAGCGGCTGGCGACGCTGCAGGCCCAGGGTGTGGACGGCGCCCGGCTCTACGGCCGCGACCCCGACGACGGCGTCGGCGGCGATGGCGCGTTCTTCCTGCTGCTCGACGAACCGGAGGCCTACGGGCTACCACCGGACCCGGTGGTCACGACCCGGGACCTGCCGTCGATGTGGCGGCACGCGGCGGTCGCCGCGGCGACCGTCGCGGTTACGGTCGCCGCCGCGTTCGTCGGAGCCCGCCGGTGA
- the nrfD gene encoding NrfD/PsrC family molybdoenzyme membrane anchor subunit, with amino-acid sequence MTADGTGPAAGQAAPGPDVADEAPAGHDDTRPGPSRAERRRRRRGGRGERLMVPEADFRSYHDRPIIKPPVWKVPDVPAYLYLGGAAGVSASTAALADLTGRPGLRRSGRLVAAGGAVASVAFLIHDLGRPERFLHMMRVFKPTSPLSVGSWILAPFGTVTGAAAASEVTGLLPGAGRAAGLVGGLLGPAMTTYTAVLLADTAVPGWHEAYRELPFVFAGSALAAGGGSALLTGHGDGPPRRIAVAGAALELAATHRTETAIGMSAHAYRSGRAGRVLRAARAATLGGLVAALAGPLLDRLRPGSRRRRRGFDAAAGLLLNAGSAATRWGVFDAGMATAWDPAYTVVPQRDRLRRREAARTAEEERGDLGTVPPGEAVTAGDLPGPDPAGAGSDGGPAW; translated from the coding sequence GTGACCGCCGACGGCACCGGTCCCGCCGCCGGGCAGGCCGCGCCCGGACCGGACGTGGCCGACGAGGCCCCCGCCGGGCACGACGACACCCGCCCCGGGCCCAGCCGCGCCGAGCGACGGCGACGCCGCCGGGGCGGCCGCGGCGAGCGGCTGATGGTGCCCGAGGCCGACTTCCGCAGCTACCACGACCGGCCGATCATCAAGCCGCCGGTGTGGAAGGTGCCCGACGTCCCCGCCTACCTCTATCTGGGCGGTGCGGCCGGGGTCTCGGCGTCGACGGCGGCGCTGGCCGACCTCACCGGCCGGCCCGGACTGCGTCGCTCCGGTCGGCTCGTCGCCGCGGGCGGGGCGGTCGCCTCGGTCGCGTTCCTCATCCACGACCTCGGCCGCCCCGAGCGGTTCCTGCACATGATGCGGGTGTTCAAGCCGACCTCGCCGTTGTCGGTGGGATCCTGGATCCTCGCCCCGTTCGGCACCGTCACCGGGGCCGCGGCGGCCTCGGAGGTCACCGGGCTGCTGCCCGGCGCCGGGCGCGCCGCCGGACTGGTCGGCGGGCTCCTCGGCCCGGCGATGACCACCTACACCGCCGTGCTGCTCGCCGACACCGCCGTCCCCGGCTGGCACGAGGCCTACCGGGAGCTGCCGTTCGTGTTCGCCGGGTCGGCGCTCGCCGCAGGCGGCGGGTCGGCGCTGCTGACCGGGCACGGGGACGGGCCGCCGCGGCGCATCGCCGTCGCCGGAGCGGCGCTGGAGCTGGCCGCCACCCACCGCACCGAGACCGCGATCGGGATGAGCGCGCACGCCTACCGCAGCGGCCGCGCCGGGCGGGTGCTGCGCGCCGCCCGCGCCGCGACCCTCGGCGGTCTGGTGGCAGCGCTGGCCGGACCGCTGCTCGACCGGCTGCGCCCGGGCTCACGACGGCGCCGCCGCGGGTTCGACGCCGCGGCCGGGCTCCTGCTCAACGCCGGGTCCGCCGCGACCCGGTGGGGCGTGTTCGACGCCGGCATGGCGACCGCGTGGGACCCGGCCTACACCGTCGTCCCACAGCGGGATCGGTTGCGCCGTCGCGAAGCCGCCCGCACCGCGGAGGAGGAGCGCGGCGATCTCGGCACCGTGCCGCCGGGCGAGGCCGTCACCGCGGGGGACCTCCCCGG
- the ppk2 gene encoding polyphosphate kinase 2 encodes MTSIGQAVDGFRGLPDVAGRSASTRRELREALRTVDLLDDTHTWSVHDDVDGDGVLVDADGREVRTWCEEYPYTERMPREEYERTKRALQIELLKLQSWVKDSGARVVVLFEGRDAAGEGGTIQRFTEHLDPRGARVVALDKPTPTEQGQWYFQRYLEQLPTAGEIVLFDRSWYNRAVVERVMGFCTDDEYERFVREVPGLERSLVDDGIHLLKLWFSVSRAEQRTRFVIRVLDPLRQWKLSPVDLAGMARWEDYTAAKEAMFERTHTEHAPWTIVDSDDKRRGRVEAMRCLLSGLDYPAKDVAVVATPDPLVVGHPATGNRP; translated from the coding sequence ATGACGTCGATCGGACAGGCGGTGGACGGCTTCCGCGGGCTGCCCGACGTCGCGGGGCGCTCCGCGTCGACCCGGCGTGAGCTTCGGGAGGCGTTGCGGACCGTCGACCTGCTCGACGACACCCACACCTGGAGCGTGCACGACGACGTCGACGGTGACGGGGTCCTCGTCGACGCCGACGGCCGGGAGGTCCGGACGTGGTGTGAGGAGTACCCCTACACCGAGCGGATGCCGCGCGAGGAGTACGAGCGCACCAAACGCGCCCTGCAGATCGAGCTGCTGAAGCTCCAGTCATGGGTGAAGGACTCCGGCGCCCGGGTCGTCGTGCTGTTCGAGGGCCGCGACGCCGCCGGCGAGGGCGGCACCATCCAGCGCTTCACCGAGCACCTCGACCCGCGCGGCGCCCGGGTCGTCGCCCTCGACAAGCCGACGCCCACCGAGCAGGGGCAGTGGTACTTCCAACGGTACCTGGAGCAGTTGCCCACAGCCGGGGAGATCGTGCTGTTCGACCGGTCCTGGTACAACCGGGCCGTCGTCGAGCGGGTCATGGGTTTCTGCACCGACGACGAGTACGAGCGCTTCGTCCGCGAGGTCCCCGGCCTGGAGCGCTCGCTGGTCGACGACGGCATCCATCTGCTGAAGCTGTGGTTCTCCGTGTCGCGCGCCGAGCAGCGCACCCGGTTCGTGATCCGGGTGTTGGACCCGTTGCGCCAGTGGAAGCTCAGCCCGGTCGACCTCGCCGGAATGGCGCGGTGGGAGGACTACACCGCGGCCAAGGAGGCGATGTTCGAGCGCACCCACACCGAGCACGCGCCGTGGACGATCGTCGACTCCGACGACAAGCGCCGCGGGCGGGTCGAGGCGATGCGCTGCCTGCTCTCCGGGCTCGACTACCCGGCGAAGGACGTCGCCGTCGTCGCCACACCGGACCCGCTGGTCGTCGGACACCCGGCGACCGGGAACCGCCCCTGA
- a CDS encoding DUF6158 family protein yields the protein MTDPLRHDQDHDQDSEATMTAPPGLRPDGGASSDACDADVGTSGEDAAATRGVAPLDLADDDLCREMTHLHTTRHDTVLGGTEDALQVHTTRMLALEAEFLRRLPDEAAPDPRRTRAGSR from the coding sequence ATGACCGATCCGCTGCGGCACGACCAGGACCACGACCAGGACTCCGAGGCCACCATGACCGCTCCGCCCGGGCTGCGTCCCGACGGCGGTGCCTCCTCGGACGCCTGCGACGCAGACGTCGGCACGTCCGGCGAGGACGCAGCGGCCACTCGCGGCGTCGCCCCGCTCGACCTCGCCGACGACGACCTGTGCCGCGAGATGACCCACCTGCACACAACCCGCCACGACACCGTCCTCGGTGGGACCGAGGACGCGTTGCAGGTCCACACCACCCGGATGCTCGCGCTGGAAGCGGAATTCCTGCGCCGCCTCCCGGATGAGGCCGCCCCGGATCCGCGCCGCACGCGCGCCGGGAGCCGCTGA
- a CDS encoding GAF and ANTAR domain-containing protein, with translation MTVPPDTEAVLAELRDAAAGLVSARHITDLDDALRGIVTAAVATVPGAEGGGISRTHGRRVTSHHPSTPRIARLDTTQSRLGEGPCVDAADRPPASGVVHADDLAGPDAARWPRFAPRATRLGYRSIVSTGLAHRTGPHTALNLYARNPHAFGDTAHAVAGLFAVQAAMLLHGAEHTAHLQRALESRDIIGRAKGVLIERFGLDDDAAFRRLVTSSQETNMKLADVARWVVEDAVARRQERGSSSA, from the coding sequence ATGACCGTGCCCCCCGATACCGAGGCTGTCCTCGCCGAGCTGCGCGATGCAGCGGCCGGGTTGGTGTCCGCCCGCCACATCACCGACCTCGACGACGCGCTGCGCGGCATCGTCACCGCCGCGGTCGCGACCGTGCCCGGCGCCGAGGGCGGCGGCATCTCCCGCACCCACGGGCGGCGGGTCACGTCGCACCATCCCAGCACTCCCCGGATCGCTCGGCTCGACACCACGCAGAGCCGGCTCGGTGAGGGACCCTGCGTGGACGCCGCCGACCGTCCCCCTGCCTCCGGCGTGGTGCACGCCGACGACCTCGCGGGCCCCGACGCGGCGCGCTGGCCGCGGTTCGCACCGCGAGCCACGCGGCTGGGCTACCGCTCGATCGTGTCGACCGGACTGGCTCACCGGACCGGCCCACACACAGCGCTCAACCTCTACGCGCGGAACCCGCATGCTTTCGGCGACACCGCCCACGCCGTCGCCGGGCTCTTCGCGGTGCAGGCCGCGATGCTCCTGCACGGCGCCGAGCACACCGCCCACCTGCAGCGGGCGCTGGAGAGCCGCGACATCATCGGCCGGGCGAAGGGCGTGCTCATCGAGCGCTTCGGGCTCGACGACGACGCCGCGTTCCGCCGCCTGGTCACCAGCTCGCAGGAGACCAACATGAAGCTCGCCGACGTGGCGCGGTGGGTCGTCGAGGACGCCGTGGCCCGGCGTCAGGAGCGGGGCAGTTCGTCGGCGTAG